In the Corynebacterium gerontici genome, one interval contains:
- the rplW gene encoding 50S ribosomal protein L23 yields MAKIADPRDIILAPVVSEKSYGLMEQGTYTFFVAPTAHKTQIKDAVERIFGVKVASVNTVNREGKRKRTRTGYGRRKATKRAYVTLREGSDAIDIFGGSAA; encoded by the coding sequence ATGGCTAAGATCGCAGACCCCCGCGACATCATCCTCGCACCGGTCGTCTCTGAGAAGTCTTATGGCCTGATGGAGCAGGGAACCTACACGTTCTTTGTTGCTCCCACCGCCCACAAGACGCAGATCAAGGATGCCGTGGAGCGCATTTTCGGCGTGAAGGTCGCCTCCGTCAACACCGTCAACCGCGAAGGTAAGCGCAAGCGCACCCGCACCGGTTACGGCCGACGTAAGGCAACCAAGCGCGCTTATGTGACGCTTCGTGAAGGCAGCGACGCAATCGACATCTTCGGCGGCTCCGCCGCTTAA
- the rplD gene encoding 50S ribosomal protein L4: MTNLKLDVHTAEGATDGSVELPAAIFDREVSVALLHQVVNAQLAARRQGTHSTKTRAEVRGGGRKPFRQKGTGRARQGSIRAPHFTGGGISHGPKPRDYAQRTPKKMIKAALFGALSDRARNGRIHVLTELVPGQTPSTKSARAFFERLTDRRNILFVVGRADENAKRSARNLPGVNVLFEDQLNTYDVLKSDDVVFSVEALNTFINRVNGAEKEEN, translated from the coding sequence ATGACCAATCTGAAGTTGGACGTCCACACCGCTGAGGGTGCTACCGACGGCTCCGTTGAGCTGCCTGCAGCAATCTTCGACCGCGAAGTGTCCGTTGCACTCCTGCACCAGGTAGTCAACGCACAGCTCGCGGCTCGTCGTCAGGGCACCCACTCCACCAAGACCCGCGCAGAAGTTCGTGGCGGTGGCCGCAAGCCATTCCGCCAGAAGGGTACCGGTCGCGCTCGTCAGGGCTCGATCCGCGCACCTCACTTCACCGGTGGTGGCATTTCGCACGGCCCCAAGCCGCGCGATTACGCTCAGCGCACCCCCAAGAAGATGATCAAGGCCGCTCTCTTCGGCGCACTTTCGGATCGTGCCCGCAACGGACGCATCCACGTGCTCACCGAGCTGGTTCCTGGTCAGACTCCTTCCACCAAGTCCGCACGCGCATTCTTCGAGCGCCTCACCGACCGCCGCAACATCCTGTTCGTGGTCGGACGCGCAGACGAGAACGCTAAGCGCAGCGCCCGCAACCTCCCTGGTGTGAACGTTCTGTTTGAAGACCAGTTGAACACCTACGACGTCCTCAAGTCGGACGACGTTGTGTTCTCCGTTGAGGCGCTCAACACCTTCATCAACCGCGTCAACGGCGCGGAGAAGGAGGAGAACTAA
- the rplC gene encoding 50S ribosomal protein L3, protein MSETEIKGILGTKLGMTQIFDEENRVIPVTVVEAGPCVVTQIRTTETDGYNAIQIAYGDIDPRKVKKPQAGHFKKAGVTPRRHVAEIRMDDVSAYEVGQDVTVDIFEGVTFVDVTGTSKGKGYAGGMKRHGFAGQGAAHGNQAAHRRVGSIGQAATPGRVFKGKRMAGRMGNDRVTTQNLKVQKIDADANLILIKGAIPGNRGGIVTVKTAVKGGAHA, encoded by the coding sequence ATGAGTGAAACAGAGATCAAGGGCATCTTGGGCACCAAGCTCGGCATGACCCAGATCTTCGACGAGGAAAACCGAGTAATCCCGGTCACCGTCGTTGAAGCTGGTCCGTGCGTGGTCACCCAGATTCGCACCACCGAAACCGATGGCTACAACGCTATCCAAATCGCCTACGGCGACATCGACCCCCGCAAGGTAAAGAAGCCTCAGGCGGGCCACTTTAAGAAAGCCGGCGTTACCCCCCGCCGCCACGTAGCAGAAATCCGTATGGATGATGTTTCTGCCTACGAGGTTGGTCAGGACGTCACCGTGGACATCTTCGAAGGCGTGACCTTCGTTGACGTCACCGGTACCTCCAAGGGTAAGGGCTACGCTGGCGGCATGAAGCGCCACGGCTTTGCCGGACAGGGCGCAGCCCACGGTAACCAGGCCGCTCACCGTCGTGTGGGCTCCATTGGCCAGGCTGCCACCCCGGGTCGCGTGTTCAAGGGCAAGCGCATGGCAGGCCGCATGGGTAATGACCGCGTCACCACCCAGAACCTCAAGGTTCAAAAGATTGACGCCGATGCCAACCTCATCCTGATCAAGGGTGCGATCCCGGGTAACCGTGGCGGCATCGTAACCGTTAAGACCGCAGTGAAGGGCGGTGCACACGCATGA
- the rpsJ gene encoding 30S ribosomal protein S10 has translation MAGQKIRIRLKAYDHEAIDASARKIVETVTRTGARVVGPVPLPTEKNVYAVIRSPHKYKDSREHFEMRTHKRLIDILDPTPKTVDALMRIDLPASVDVNIQ, from the coding sequence GTGGCGGGACAAAAGATCCGCATTCGGCTCAAGGCCTACGACCATGAGGCGATCGACGCGTCTGCACGCAAGATCGTCGAAACCGTGACCCGTACGGGTGCACGTGTTGTTGGCCCGGTGCCGTTGCCCACCGAAAAGAACGTGTACGCCGTTATTCGTTCTCCCCACAAGTACAAAGATTCTCGCGAGCACTTCGAGATGCGCACTCACAAGCGCCTGATCGATATCCTCGACCCGACGCCGAAGACGGTTGACGCTCTTATGCGTATCGACCTTCCGGCCAGCGTCGACGTGAACATTCAGTGA
- a CDS encoding Asp23/Gls24 family envelope stress response protein — protein MAENHENNENVAQDNGNGRTVIDDQVVGKIAGVAAREVSGVHALGGGAARALGALRESIPGTNTNLQQGVDVEVGEKQAAVDISIVAEYGVAIHQLADAIRENISSAIERMTGLEVTEVNVTVHDVHFEFEDDNEDDQEAEQKQLPSRVQ, from the coding sequence ATGGCTGAGAACCACGAGAACAACGAGAACGTCGCGCAGGACAACGGCAACGGTCGCACCGTGATCGATGACCAGGTAGTGGGCAAGATCGCCGGCGTTGCAGCCCGCGAGGTTTCCGGCGTTCACGCCCTCGGTGGCGGCGCTGCTCGCGCTCTCGGTGCTCTGCGGGAGTCCATCCCCGGCACTAACACCAACCTGCAGCAGGGCGTCGACGTCGAGGTCGGCGAGAAGCAGGCTGCTGTTGATATCTCCATCGTTGCTGAGTATGGCGTAGCTATCCACCAGCTTGCCGACGCCATCCGCGAGAACATTTCCTCCGCTATCGAGCGCATGACCGGCCTCGAGGTCACTGAGGTTAACGTCACCGTTCACGATGTGCACTTCGAGTTCGAGGATGACAACGAGGACGATCAAGAGGCCGAGCAGAAGCAGCTCCCGAGCCGCGTTCAGTAA
- a CDS encoding DUF2273 domain-containing protein: protein MMSNKTLLGAIIGLVLAVVLLQWGLSGLLLILLFAAIGAVAGAQLEGRIDLNKGLEGFRKGGRG from the coding sequence ATGATGTCCAATAAAACTTTGCTCGGCGCCATCATCGGCCTCGTGCTTGCAGTTGTGCTGCTGCAGTGGGGTCTCAGCGGCCTCCTGCTGATCCTGCTGTTCGCTGCGATTGGCGCCGTCGCCGGCGCACAACTTGAAGGTCGCATCGACCTCAACAAGGGGCTCGAAGGATTCCGTAAGGGAGGCCGCGGCTAA
- a CDS encoding DUF6286 domain-containing protein: MAEANTEALPVITQEDPAKAPAAQPEVAQQQRGGDARVEKKFLKGNPAVRWLMILFSLILLALAFVCGRELWWVRRQDNEAQAWIRPALDWVANLGHQGWFFPAGIAIGVLGVVLLILSLKPAPPKYVASAAGVHTHVYMRPIDIARRSTAVAQRVAGVYDAETVVNRKATKVTVNVTGSNAPDLAQRVQQEVQAHVGKLATNPRVRVNVRKEDAE, from the coding sequence GTGGCTGAAGCCAATACTGAGGCGTTGCCGGTCATCACTCAGGAAGATCCCGCAAAGGCTCCCGCTGCGCAACCGGAAGTAGCGCAGCAGCAACGCGGAGGCGATGCCCGCGTGGAAAAGAAGTTCCTCAAGGGCAACCCTGCGGTTCGGTGGTTAATGATTCTGTTTTCCCTCATACTCCTCGCCCTCGCCTTCGTGTGCGGGCGTGAGCTGTGGTGGGTAAGGCGCCAGGACAATGAAGCTCAGGCTTGGATCCGCCCCGCCCTTGACTGGGTAGCCAACCTCGGCCACCAAGGTTGGTTCTTCCCCGCAGGCATCGCCATCGGGGTACTCGGCGTAGTCTTGCTGATTCTCTCGCTGAAACCAGCACCACCCAAGTATGTTGCCTCTGCTGCTGGGGTGCACACTCACGTGTACATGCGCCCTATCGACATCGCGCGCCGCAGCACAGCCGTGGCTCAGCGAGTCGCAGGGGTTTACGATGCTGAAACGGTAGTCAACCGGAAAGCAACCAAAGTGACGGTGAACGTCACTGGTAGCAATGCGCCGGATTTGGCTCAGCGGGTGCAGCAAGAGGTGCAGGCGCACGTCGGCAAGCTAGCTACCAACCCACGGGTCCGAGTAAACGTGCGAAAGGAAGATGCAGAATGA
- a CDS encoding DUF421 domain-containing protein, protein MEEFKRLIVEQMTIELWRIPVVILAGVAIYITFLGLVHLFGPRVLARMTAFDAVVIVMFGAVAGRVIVGHPPTLAAGIIGLITLMGLEAMFGTIRSVNGIRQALDGRARVVVAHGKVVEKQLHKSHMNRSDIRFAVRKAGIPTMAQVQCMILEPTGELTVIRTGTAIDPELLKGVAGVESLYP, encoded by the coding sequence ATGGAGGAGTTTAAGCGGCTCATCGTCGAGCAAATGACCATTGAGCTTTGGCGGATCCCGGTCGTCATCCTCGCCGGTGTTGCCATTTACATCACTTTTCTAGGCTTGGTACATCTTTTCGGCCCTCGCGTTCTAGCGCGAATGACGGCCTTCGATGCGGTAGTGATCGTGATGTTTGGCGCTGTTGCTGGGCGTGTGATTGTAGGCCATCCGCCGACGCTCGCTGCCGGCATCATCGGTTTGATCACCCTGATGGGTCTGGAGGCGATGTTCGGCACGATCCGCTCCGTCAACGGAATTCGCCAAGCGCTGGATGGGCGCGCGAGGGTTGTGGTGGCTCATGGCAAGGTCGTGGAGAAGCAACTGCACAAGAGTCACATGAATCGCAGCGACATACGGTTTGCGGTTCGTAAGGCTGGCATCCCCACCATGGCGCAGGTGCAGTGCATGATTTTGGAACCTACCGGTGAGCTCACAGTGATCCGAACGGGTACAGCTATTGATCCCGAATTGCTCAAGGGTGTGGCAGGGGTCGAGTCGCTTTACCCTTAA
- the tuf gene encoding elongation factor Tu, with product MAKAKFERTKPHVNIGTIGHVDHGKTTTTAAITKVLADTYPDLNQAFAFDAIDKAPEEKERGITINISHVEYQTEKRHYAHVDAPGHADYIKNMITGAAQMDGAILVVAATDGPMPQTREHVLLARQVGVPYILVALNKCDMVDDEEIIELVEMEIRELLAEQDYDEEAPIVHISALKALEGDEKWTQSIVELMQACDDSIPDPERETDKPFLMPIEDIFTITGRGTVVTGRVERGQLNVNEDVEIIGIREKSTKTTVTGIEMFRKLLDYTEAGDNCGLLLRGLKREDVERGQVVVKPGAYTPHTEFEGSVYVLSKDEGGRHTPFFDNYRPQFYFRTTDVTGVVKLPEGTEMVMPGDNVDMSVTLIQPVAMDEGLRFAIREGSRTVGAGRVTKIIK from the coding sequence GTGGCAAAGGCTAAGTTCGAGCGTACTAAGCCGCACGTTAACATCGGTACCATCGGTCACGTCGACCACGGCAAGACCACCACTACCGCTGCTATCACCAAGGTTCTGGCTGACACCTACCCAGACCTGAACCAGGCTTTCGCTTTCGATGCCATCGACAAGGCACCGGAAGAGAAAGAGCGTGGCATCACCATCAACATCTCCCACGTGGAGTACCAGACCGAGAAGCGCCACTACGCACACGTGGACGCCCCCGGCCACGCTGACTACATCAAGAACATGATTACCGGTGCCGCTCAGATGGACGGCGCAATCCTCGTGGTTGCCGCTACCGACGGCCCCATGCCCCAGACCCGTGAGCACGTGCTGCTCGCTCGCCAGGTGGGCGTTCCTTACATCCTCGTTGCACTGAACAAGTGCGACATGGTTGACGATGAGGAAATCATCGAGCTCGTTGAGATGGAAATCCGTGAGCTGCTCGCTGAGCAGGACTACGATGAGGAAGCCCCCATCGTTCACATCTCCGCTCTGAAGGCTCTTGAGGGCGACGAGAAGTGGACCCAGTCCATCGTCGAGCTCATGCAGGCTTGCGATGACTCCATCCCGGATCCTGAGCGCGAGACCGACAAGCCCTTCCTGATGCCCATCGAGGACATCTTCACCATCACCGGCCGCGGTACTGTTGTGACCGGTCGTGTTGAGCGCGGTCAGCTCAATGTGAACGAAGACGTCGAGATCATCGGTATCCGCGAGAAGTCCACCAAGACCACCGTTACCGGTATCGAGATGTTCCGCAAGCTGCTGGACTACACCGAGGCTGGCGACAACTGTGGTCTGCTGCTCCGTGGTCTGAAGCGCGAAGACGTTGAGCGCGGTCAGGTTGTTGTTAAGCCCGGCGCTTACACTCCTCACACCGAGTTCGAAGGCTCCGTGTACGTCCTGTCCAAGGACGAGGGCGGCCGCCACACCCCGTTCTTCGACAACTACCGTCCTCAGTTCTACTTCCGCACCACCGACGTTACCGGTGTTGTGAAGCTCCCTGAGGGCACCGAGATGGTTATGCCTGGCGACAACGTCGACATGTCCGTCACCCTGATCCAGCCTGTCGCTATGGACGAGGGCCTGCGCTTCGCTATCCGCGAAGGCTCCCGCACCGTCGGCGCTGGCCGCGTTACCAAGATCATCAAGTAA